The following nucleotide sequence is from Chitinophagaceae bacterium.
TTTTTTTATTAAATTGTAATAATTATATCTTTTTATATTTTATTTTTTTAAATTTCCATTATAATTGATTTTTTTGCAATTAATTCGGAAAGAGTATAAGAGGGGTCTAATATAGATTGTGCTTATCTTAATGCTATGGGGATGCTTGGTGATGTTTTAGGTAACAAAACAGCTTTGTTTGGGAGAGGATTTTTGAATTTCATAAAAAAAAGTATGAGAGGTATTATTTACCTAAGAGAAGGTGGTGTTGAGTTTTTTTTTGGTGTTGTATATATGTTTTTTCTCTATAATGGATAAAGAGGTTATGTATGTGTTATAGTATTCCATATTTCCCATGACTTTTCTGCTTGTAAGTGGAGCATTTCGTATCCATTTTTTACGGATGCATTGTTCTTGATGCCTTGTTTCATAAAAAGGGTTATTTCGGGGTTATAGACCATGTCGTAGAGATAGTGTTTTGGGCTTATAAAATTATATGGTATGGGGGGGTATGTGTTTGTATTTGGGGACATTCCGAGTGGGGTAGTGTTTATGATGAGTTTTCTTTCTTGTATTATATCTTTTGTAAGGTGTGAGTAGAGGAGGTTTTGTTGTCTTTCTACAATAATAAAAGGGATGTTCATGTTTTCTAAGACGGTTTTGGCAGCGGCAGCGGCTCCGCCGTTTCCGAGGATTATTGCTTTGGTATTTTTGAGTATATTTTGAGGTATCCAATTTTCTAAGGATTGTTTGAATCCGAAGTAATCCGAGTTATATCCGAAGAGTTGTGCATCTTTGGTGATTTTTATGAGGTTTACTGCTCCTATTTTTGTAGCTATGTGGTCTAATTTTTGTAAGAAAGGGATTATTTTTTTTTTATATGGGATGGTAACATTAAGTCCTGAGAGGTTTGGGTTTTGTTGGAGTATGAGGGGGAATTTTTCTATGGTATCTATTTCAAAGAGAGAATAAGAATGGTTTTGTAAATGTTCTTTTTTGAATTTTTCAGTAAAGTATTTTTGAGAGAAGGA
It contains:
- the aroE gene encoding shikimate dehydrogenase (AroE; catalyzes the conversion of shikimate to 3-dehydroshikimate) is translated as MNNKQILYGLIGFPLGHSFSQKYFTEKFKKEHLQNHSYSLFEIDTIEKFPLILQQNPNLSGLNVTIPYKKKIIPFLQKLDHIATKIGAVNLIKITKDAQLFGYNSDYFGFKQSLENWIPQNILKNTKAIILGNGGAAAAAKTVLENMNIPFIIVERQQNLLYSHLTKDIIQERKLIINTTPLGMSPNTNTYPPIPYNFISPKHYLYDMVYNPEITLFMKQGIKNNASVKNGYEMLHLQAEKSWEIWNTITHT